A single region of the Cereibacter sphaeroides 2.4.1 genome encodes:
- a CDS encoding acetyl-CoA carboxylase carboxyltransferase subunit alpha — MNYLEFEKPLSEIEGKAEELRALARGNREMDVEKEASALDKKAETLLKDLYKDLTPWRKCQVARHPDRPHCKDYIEGLFTEYTPLAGDRNFADDHAIMGGLARFNDNPVVVIGQEKGHDTKTRIERNFGMARPEGYRKAIRLMEMAHRFRLPVITLVDTPGAYPGKGAEERGQAEAIARATQKCLEIGVPLVAVVIGEGGSGGAVALATANRIAMLEHSVYSVISPEGCASILWKDAEKMREAAEALRLTAQDLHKLGVIDRIIKEPLGGAQRGRRETVDAVGKAIEMMLKELVGRKPEWLVKDRRNKFLDMGSKGLAA; from the coding sequence ATGAACTATCTCGAATTCGAAAAGCCGCTGTCCGAGATCGAGGGCAAGGCCGAGGAGTTGCGCGCGCTCGCGCGGGGCAACAGGGAGATGGACGTCGAGAAGGAAGCGTCGGCGCTCGACAAGAAGGCCGAGACGCTGCTGAAGGATCTCTACAAGGACCTGACCCCCTGGCGGAAGTGCCAGGTGGCGCGCCATCCCGACCGCCCGCACTGCAAGGACTATATCGAGGGCCTCTTCACCGAATATACGCCGCTCGCGGGCGACCGGAACTTCGCCGACGACCATGCGATCATGGGCGGGCTCGCGCGGTTCAACGACAATCCGGTGGTGGTGATCGGTCAGGAGAAGGGCCACGACACCAAGACCCGGATCGAGCGCAACTTCGGCATGGCCCGCCCCGAGGGCTATCGCAAAGCCATCCGGCTGATGGAGATGGCGCACCGCTTCCGGCTGCCGGTCATCACGCTCGTGGATACGCCCGGCGCCTATCCCGGCAAGGGTGCGGAAGAGCGCGGCCAGGCCGAGGCCATTGCGCGGGCCACGCAGAAATGCCTCGAGATCGGCGTGCCGCTGGTGGCGGTGGTGATCGGCGAGGGCGGCTCGGGCGGGGCGGTGGCGCTGGCCACGGCGAACCGGATCGCCATGCTCGAACATTCGGTCTATTCGGTGATCTCGCCCGAGGGCTGCGCCTCGATCCTGTGGAAGGATGCCGAGAAGATGCGCGAAGCCGCCGAAGCCCTGCGGCTGACCGCGCAGGATCTCCACAAGCTCGGCGTGATCGACCGGATCATCAAGGAGCCGCTCGGCGGGGCGCAGCGCGGACGCCGCGAGACGGTCGACGCCGTGGGCAAGGCCATCGAGATGATGCTGAAGGAGCTGGTGGGCCGCAAGCCCGAGTGGCTCGTGAAGGATCGGCGCAACAAGTTCCTCGACATGGGGTCGAAGGGCCTCGCGGCGTGA
- the sugE gene encoding quaternary ammonium compound efflux SMR transporter SugE — translation MTPWLLVLVAGLMETGWALGLKYSDGFTRPVPSVLTLVGAVASFWLLSLAMKSLPVGTAYAVWVGIGAVGTALLAMALFGEPASPLRIAGIGLILAGIIALKLA, via the coding sequence GTGACGCCCTGGCTCCTCGTGCTGGTGGCCGGTCTCATGGAGACCGGCTGGGCACTGGGCCTCAAATATTCCGATGGATTCACCCGCCCCGTGCCGAGCGTTCTCACGCTCGTCGGCGCGGTGGCGAGCTTCTGGCTGCTGAGCCTCGCCATGAAGAGCCTGCCCGTCGGCACCGCCTATGCGGTGTGGGTCGGCATCGGCGCGGTGGGGACGGCGCTCCTCGCCATGGCGCTTTTCGGCGAGCCTGCCTCTCCCCTGCGGATCGCGGGCATCGGCCTGATCCTCGCCGGCATCATCGCGCTGAAGCTCGCCTGA
- a CDS encoding PQQ-dependent sugar dehydrogenase yields MIRRSPLVLLLLPAGAFAQPVEQGPAATDFEPAFETQTRAPALEATGATAEPFVEGLEHPWGIAALPEGGWLVTERPGRLRMVSEDGTLSDPIKGLPGVDARKQGGLLDVATGPTFAEDRMIYWTYAKAVEGGTITAAARGVLSEDGAEVSAVEDIFRQEPPSQAPMHYGSRILFDGEGHAIITTGEHSIEAERDRAQDLGTSYGKVIRVALDGGTPEDNPFAESEGLGTIWSYGHRNIQSAAFDAEGQLWIVEHGPKGGDELNLIQPGANYGWPEVSYGVNYDGSPVGTGEPRGEGFTEPTYYWDPVIAPGDMTFYRGTAFESWQGDLLVGSMKPGGLVRLTLEEGRVAGEERLLGDVGRVRDVEETGEGHILLLIDAPDGGILRVTPEAG; encoded by the coding sequence ATGATCCGCCGCAGCCCGCTCGTCCTTCTGCTTCTGCCCGCCGGCGCCTTCGCCCAGCCCGTCGAGCAGGGTCCCGCCGCAACCGATTTCGAACCGGCCTTCGAGACCCAAACCCGCGCGCCGGCGCTGGAAGCAACCGGGGCCACGGCGGAGCCCTTCGTGGAGGGGCTCGAGCATCCCTGGGGCATCGCGGCCCTGCCGGAGGGCGGATGGCTCGTGACCGAGCGGCCCGGCCGTCTGCGGATGGTCTCCGAGGACGGAACGCTGTCCGACCCGATCAAGGGTCTGCCCGGGGTGGATGCCCGCAAGCAAGGCGGTCTCCTGGACGTGGCCACGGGCCCGACCTTCGCCGAAGACCGGATGATCTACTGGACCTATGCCAAGGCGGTCGAGGGCGGCACCATCACCGCCGCGGCGCGAGGCGTGCTGTCGGAGGACGGGGCGGAGGTGAGCGCGGTCGAGGACATCTTCCGGCAGGAGCCGCCCTCACAGGCGCCGATGCACTACGGCTCGCGCATCCTGTTCGACGGCGAGGGCCATGCGATCATCACCACCGGCGAACATTCGATCGAGGCCGAGCGCGACCGGGCGCAGGATCTCGGCACCAGCTACGGCAAGGTGATCCGGGTGGCGCTGGATGGCGGGACGCCCGAGGACAATCCCTTCGCCGAGAGCGAGGGCCTCGGCACCATCTGGAGCTACGGCCACCGCAACATCCAGAGCGCGGCCTTCGACGCGGAGGGCCAGCTCTGGATCGTCGAGCACGGGCCCAAGGGCGGAGACGAGCTGAACCTGATCCAGCCGGGCGCGAACTACGGCTGGCCCGAGGTGAGCTACGGGGTGAATTACGACGGCTCGCCCGTGGGCACCGGAGAGCCGCGCGGCGAGGGCTTCACCGAGCCCACCTATTACTGGGATCCGGTCATCGCACCGGGCGACATGACCTTCTATCGGGGCACCGCGTTCGAGAGCTGGCAGGGCGACCTGCTCGTGGGCTCGATGAAGCCCGGCGGTCTTGTCCGGCTGACGCTCGAGGAGGGCCGCGTCGCCGGCGAGGAGCGCCTGCTGGGCGACGTGGGCCGGGTCCGCGATGTCGAGGAGACGGGGGAGGGTCACATTCTCCTGCTGATCGACGCGCCGGATGGCGGCATCCTGCGGGTGACGCCCGAGGCCGGCTGA
- the greA gene encoding transcription elongation factor GreA: MDKIPMTRAGFTALDDELKTLKTVERPAVIRSIAEAREHGDLSENAEYHAAREKQSFIEGRIKELEAILSLAEVIDPAKLSGSIKFGATVTILDEETEEERTYQIVGEAEADIEAGLLNIKSPLARALIGKDEGDSIEVKTPGGERGYEVVSVRFV; this comes from the coding sequence ATGGACAAGATTCCGATGACCCGCGCGGGCTTCACCGCGCTCGACGACGAACTCAAGACGCTGAAGACCGTGGAGCGTCCGGCCGTCATCCGCTCCATCGCCGAGGCGCGCGAGCATGGCGACCTGTCGGAGAATGCCGAATATCACGCCGCGCGCGAGAAGCAGAGCTTCATCGAGGGCCGCATCAAGGAGCTCGAGGCGATCCTGTCGCTGGCCGAGGTGATCGACCCGGCGAAGCTCTCGGGCTCGATCAAGTTCGGCGCCACGGTCACGATCCTCGACGAGGAGACCGAGGAAGAGCGCACCTATCAGATCGTGGGCGAGGCCGAGGCCGACATCGAGGCGGGGCTTCTGAACATCAAGTCGCCGCTGGCGCGCGCGCTGATCGGCAAGGATGAGGGCGACTCGATCGAGGTCAAGACGCCGGGCGGCGAGCGCGGATACGAGGTGGTCTCGGTCCGGTTCGTCTGA
- a CDS encoding electron transfer flavoprotein-ubiquinone oxidoreductase has translation MTEQTPREQMEYDVVIVGAGPSGLSAAIRLKQLDPDLSVVLLEKGSEVGAHILSGAVLDPAGLNALIPDWKEKGAPLNTPVTEDHFFVLTPAGQTMLPSWPVPKLMDNHGNYVVSMGNVCRWLATQAEELGVEIFPGMSCSELVYGENGEVRGVVAGEFGKNADGTPGPSYEPGMELLGKYVMLAEGVRGSLSKQVMEKFDLRKGYGPQKYGLGMKEIWEIDPAKHKPGRIWHTMGWPLGKNAGGGSFIYHAENNQVFIGLVVHLNYENPHLYPYQEFQRFKHHPMVAELLKGGKRVAYGARAISEGGYQSLPKMVFPGGALLGCSAGMVNVPRIKGNHNAMLSGKAAAEAAHAAIKAGRQSDELSDYEQSVRKGPIGQDLWKVRNVKPIWSHLGLYASMALGGLDMWTNSLFNFSFFGTMKHHQTDAADTKPARDFAPIDYPKPDGVLSFDRLTNVAFSFTNHEESQPAHLKLKDPAIPIAVNLPKYAEPAQRYCPAGVYEVVSEAGRDPRFVINFQNCVHCKTCDIKDPSQNIDWTTPQGGDGPNYPNM, from the coding sequence ATGACCGAGCAGACTCCCCGCGAGCAGATGGAATATGATGTCGTCATCGTGGGGGCGGGGCCGTCGGGCCTGTCGGCGGCTATCCGGTTGAAACAGCTCGACCCGGATCTGTCGGTCGTCCTGCTCGAGAAGGGCTCGGAGGTGGGCGCGCATATCCTGTCGGGTGCGGTGCTCGATCCGGCGGGTCTGAACGCGCTGATCCCCGACTGGAAGGAGAAGGGCGCGCCGCTCAACACGCCGGTGACCGAGGATCATTTCTTCGTCCTCACCCCCGCCGGCCAGACCATGCTGCCCTCGTGGCCGGTGCCGAAGCTCATGGACAACCACGGCAACTATGTCGTGTCGATGGGCAATGTCTGCCGCTGGCTCGCCACGCAGGCCGAGGAGCTGGGCGTCGAGATCTTCCCGGGCATGTCCTGTTCCGAGCTCGTCTATGGCGAGAACGGCGAGGTGCGCGGCGTGGTGGCGGGCGAGTTCGGCAAGAATGCCGACGGCACGCCCGGCCCGAGCTACGAGCCCGGGATGGAGCTTCTGGGCAAGTATGTGATGCTGGCCGAAGGCGTGCGCGGCTCGCTCTCCAAGCAGGTGATGGAGAAGTTCGATCTCCGCAAGGGCTACGGGCCGCAGAAATACGGCCTCGGCATGAAGGAGATCTGGGAGATCGACCCGGCCAAGCACAAGCCGGGCCGGATCTGGCACACGATGGGCTGGCCTCTGGGCAAGAATGCGGGCGGCGGATCGTTCATCTATCATGCCGAGAACAATCAGGTCTTCATCGGCCTCGTCGTCCACCTGAACTACGAGAACCCGCATCTCTATCCCTATCAGGAGTTCCAGCGCTTCAAGCATCACCCGATGGTGGCCGAGCTGCTGAAGGGCGGCAAGCGCGTGGCCTATGGCGCGCGGGCGATCTCGGAAGGGGGCTACCAGTCGCTGCCGAAGATGGTCTTCCCGGGCGGCGCGCTCCTTGGCTGCTCGGCCGGCATGGTCAACGTGCCGCGCATCAAGGGCAACCACAATGCCATGCTCTCGGGCAAGGCCGCGGCCGAGGCCGCCCATGCCGCGATCAAGGCCGGCCGGCAGTCGGACGAGCTGTCCGACTACGAGCAGTCGGTCCGCAAGGGGCCCATCGGGCAGGACCTCTGGAAGGTCCGCAACGTCAAGCCGATCTGGTCGCATCTCGGGCTCTATGCCTCGATGGCGCTGGGCGGGCTCGACATGTGGACGAACAGCCTGTTCAACTTCTCGTTCTTCGGCACGATGAAGCACCATCAGACCGACGCGGCCGACACCAAGCCCGCCCGGGATTTCGCGCCCATCGACTATCCCAAGCCCGACGGCGTCCTGTCCTTCGACCGGCTGACGAACGTGGCCTTCTCCTTCACGAACCACGAGGAGAGCCAGCCCGCGCATCTCAAGCTCAAGGATCCCGCGATCCCGATCGCGGTGAACCTGCCGAAATATGCCGAGCCTGCGCAGCGCTACTGCCCGGCCGGCGTCTATGAGGTGGTGAGCGAGGCGGGCCGCGATCCGCGCTTCGTCATCAACTTCCAGAACTGCGTCCACTGCAAGACCTGCGACATCAAGGATCCGAGCCAGAACATCGACTGGACCACGCCGCAGGGCGGGGACGGGCCGAACTATCCCAACATGTGA
- a CDS encoding 4-(cytidine 5'-diphospho)-2-C-methyl-D-erythritol kinase — protein sequence MTEAFARAKINLTLHVTGQRPDGYHLLDSLVVFADVGDRVRAEPAEALSLAITGPQAANLPVADDNLVLRAARTLGGQGARLTLEKHLPVASGIGGGSADAAAALVALARLWQVPLPEPAAVLKLGADVPVCLEGRAVRMAGVGEILTPLAAPLPEGWLVLANPGVSVPTPPVFKALARRDNPPMPDDLPGWPTVEALAAFLATQRNDLEPPAIALAPEIARTRAALAAQRGCLLARMSGSGATCFGLFAAEEAARAAAEAIGAEHPGWWVAPARMVG from the coding sequence ATGACTGAAGCCTTTGCCCGCGCGAAGATCAACCTGACCCTGCATGTCACCGGCCAGCGGCCGGACGGCTATCACCTTCTCGACTCGCTCGTGGTCTTCGCCGATGTGGGCGACCGGGTGCGGGCCGAACCGGCCGAAGCGCTGAGCCTCGCCATCACCGGGCCGCAGGCGGCGAACCTGCCGGTGGCGGACGACAATCTGGTGCTGCGCGCCGCCCGGACGCTGGGCGGTCAGGGGGCGCGGCTCACGCTCGAGAAGCATCTGCCCGTGGCCTCGGGTATCGGCGGCGGCTCCGCCGATGCGGCGGCGGCCCTCGTGGCGCTGGCCCGGCTCTGGCAGGTGCCGCTGCCGGAACCCGCCGCTGTCCTGAAGCTCGGGGCCGACGTGCCGGTCTGCCTCGAAGGCCGCGCGGTGCGGATGGCCGGGGTGGGCGAGATCCTGACGCCGCTTGCAGCGCCCTTGCCCGAAGGCTGGCTGGTGCTGGCGAACCCCGGCGTGTCGGTGCCGACGCCCCCGGTTTTCAAGGCGCTCGCCCGGCGGGACAACCCGCCGATGCCCGACGATCTGCCCGGCTGGCCCACCGTCGAGGCCCTGGCCGCGTTCCTGGCCACGCAGCGCAACGATCTGGAGCCGCCGGCCATCGCGCTTGCGCCCGAGATCGCCCGGACCCGCGCCGCCCTTGCCGCGCAACGGGGGTGCCTGCTGGCCCGCATGTCGGGATCGGGCGCGACCTGCTTCGGCCTCTTTGCCGCCGAAGAGGCCGCGCGGGCTGCGGCCGAGGCCATCGGGGCAGAGCACCCCGGCTGGTGGGTGGCGCCTGCCCGTATGGTGGGCTGA
- a CDS encoding PQQ-dependent sugar dehydrogenase, whose product MTRIRLLPLALLVAAPAFAADGFDVSTQIGPDPVLPAPEMSLLPDLTVAEVVGWQEGETPTVPEGLSIAAYATGLANPRTVHTLPNGDVLVVQSRGPAGEPVSRPKDLIRGWIMAMAHGGGGDQPPSNRITLLRDADRDGTVDERHDLLTDLNSPFGVAWIDDRLYVAATDAILVYPYTLGQTEIVAKPEVLTPLPGGPINHHWTKDLALSPDGASLFVSVGSNSNIVENGIEAEKGRAAIWQVDRETGAARVYASGLRNPNGLTFHPETGSLWTVVNERDELGPNLVPDYMTSVQEGAFYGWPWSYYGQHVDPRVHPERPDMVQAAIPPDYALSSHVAALGLTFSYGSALPEAWRSGAFVGEHGSWNRDAFNGYKVVYVPFVDGRPAETAQDVVTGFLDGDRAHGRPVGVGIDGTGALLVADDAGNTVWRVAAADGTISDAPVGTDRVGTGQSGAAAAPQEEAPRATGTPAQTQIAPATEPLRP is encoded by the coding sequence ATGACTAGGATCCGTCTCCTCCCGCTCGCGCTCCTTGTGGCGGCTCCCGCCTTCGCGGCCGACGGTTTCGACGTCAGCACCCAGATCGGGCCGGATCCGGTTCTGCCCGCGCCCGAGATGTCCCTGTTGCCCGACCTGACGGTGGCCGAAGTGGTGGGCTGGCAGGAGGGCGAGACGCCGACCGTGCCCGAGGGCCTGAGCATCGCCGCCTATGCGACCGGCCTCGCCAATCCCCGCACCGTCCACACCCTGCCCAACGGCGACGTGCTGGTGGTGCAGTCGCGCGGCCCGGCGGGAGAGCCCGTCTCGCGGCCGAAGGATCTCATCCGCGGCTGGATCATGGCGATGGCCCATGGCGGCGGCGGCGACCAGCCGCCGAGCAACCGCATCACGCTTCTGCGCGACGCCGACCGCGACGGCACGGTGGACGAGCGTCATGATCTGCTCACCGACCTGAACTCGCCCTTCGGCGTGGCCTGGATCGACGACCGGCTCTATGTGGCGGCGACCGATGCGATCCTCGTCTATCCCTACACGCTCGGACAGACCGAGATCGTGGCCAAGCCCGAGGTGCTGACGCCGCTGCCGGGCGGCCCGATCAACCACCACTGGACCAAGGATCTCGCGCTCAGCCCGGACGGGGCGAGCCTCTTCGTCTCGGTCGGCTCGAACTCGAACATCGTCGAGAACGGGATCGAGGCCGAGAAGGGCCGCGCGGCCATCTGGCAGGTGGATCGCGAGACCGGCGCGGCCCGCGTCTATGCCTCGGGCCTGCGCAACCCCAACGGGCTCACCTTCCACCCCGAGACGGGGAGCCTCTGGACCGTGGTCAACGAACGCGACGAGCTCGGGCCGAACCTCGTGCCCGACTACATGACCTCGGTGCAGGAGGGCGCCTTCTACGGCTGGCCGTGGAGCTACTACGGCCAGCATGTCGATCCGCGCGTCCATCCCGAGCGTCCCGATATGGTTCAGGCGGCCATCCCGCCCGACTATGCGCTGTCGAGCCATGTGGCGGCGCTGGGGCTCACCTTCTCCTACGGCTCGGCGCTGCCCGAGGCCTGGCGGAGCGGCGCCTTCGTGGGCGAGCACGGCAGCTGGAACCGCGATGCCTTCAACGGCTACAAGGTGGTCTATGTGCCCTTCGTCGACGGCCGCCCCGCCGAAACGGCGCAGGACGTGGTGACGGGCTTCCTCGACGGTGACCGCGCCCACGGGCGGCCGGTGGGCGTCGGGATCGACGGGACGGGGGCGCTCCTCGTGGCCGACGATGCGGGCAACACGGTCTGGCGGGTGGCGGCGGCCGACGGCACGATCAGCGACGCGCCGGTGGGGACCGATCGGGTTGGAACCGGGCAGTCCGGGGCGGCCGCCGCTCCGCAGGAAGAGGCTCCGCGTGCCACGGGCACCCCTGCCCAGACCCAGATCGCGCCCGCGACGGAGCCTCTACGCCCCTGA
- a CDS encoding DUF2231 domain-containing protein — protein MPQAPAPSVAAIGGRPLHAMLVPFPIACLTLTLGADLAYWATGNLMWQHFAEWLLLIAVVTGAVAALLGAIDLLVRRPLRRLRIGWIHGLGNLVALGLAVVNSFVHARDGWTGVVPWGIVLSAATVAVMAVTVWLGLSMVFRHGAGVARHD, from the coding sequence ATGCCGCAAGCCCCTGCCCCTTCGGTCGCTGCCATCGGCGGACGGCCCCTCCATGCGATGCTCGTGCCCTTCCCCATTGCCTGCCTGACCCTCACGCTGGGCGCGGACCTCGCCTACTGGGCCACGGGAAACCTGATGTGGCAGCATTTCGCGGAATGGCTCCTCCTGATCGCCGTGGTCACCGGGGCCGTCGCGGCGTTGCTCGGGGCGATCGATCTGCTCGTGCGCCGTCCGCTGCGGCGGCTGCGCATCGGCTGGATCCACGGGCTCGGCAATCTCGTGGCGCTGGGGCTTGCCGTGGTGAACAGCTTCGTTCATGCGCGCGACGGCTGGACCGGTGTCGTGCCGTGGGGGATCGTGCTTTCGGCGGCGACGGTGGCCGTCATGGCGGTGACCGTCTGGCTCGGCCTCTCGATGGTCTTCCGCCATGGTGCGGGGGTGGCCCGTCATGACTAG
- a CDS encoding FUSC family protein, which produces MPKERIVFQFAAYRIMSSRRHALRVAVQTAVATLAVHLLMRPLAPDLESWAVIAALFTIGTSVDATLGAGISRIAGTALGAGLGLAVTGLLGGSSLPALLLAAVLSNSLAAIWPGLTYAAVMAAIVALDPSPDGRSALALSGAVVLGTIFGTAASFLVWPEFGRNRAVLSLREAMDDCREFLGLIHKGVTTDDRRNRYFLHQRFRGHLFALYDRIAETHFTPQVRSGAGLREAADAVEALWYALVILDRGVISGRARLPDRTVERVRPVLAAVQTEACRVLESASIAAGPGRATPTDPTELMRVLAEARELTLAAAAEGRDIAPAQEQALQALSFALDEMERSLMALMRVIEPECEAPDKVRAA; this is translated from the coding sequence GTGCCGAAGGAGAGGATCGTGTTCCAGTTTGCCGCCTACCGGATCATGTCCAGCCGCCGCCATGCGCTGCGCGTGGCGGTGCAGACAGCGGTGGCAACGCTCGCCGTGCATCTCCTGATGCGGCCTCTCGCGCCGGATCTGGAATCCTGGGCGGTGATCGCGGCGCTCTTCACCATCGGGACCAGCGTCGATGCCACGCTCGGCGCCGGGATCTCCCGGATCGCGGGCACCGCGCTCGGGGCGGGGCTCGGGCTTGCGGTGACGGGCCTGCTCGGCGGCTCCAGCCTCCCGGCCCTGCTGCTGGCGGCGGTCCTGTCGAACAGTCTCGCCGCCATCTGGCCGGGCCTGACCTATGCCGCGGTGATGGCCGCCATCGTGGCGCTCGACCCGAGCCCCGACGGCCGCAGCGCCCTTGCCCTGTCCGGAGCCGTCGTGCTCGGCACGATCTTCGGCACCGCGGCGAGCTTCCTCGTCTGGCCCGAGTTCGGGCGCAATCGCGCCGTCCTGTCGCTGCGCGAGGCGATGGACGACTGCCGGGAGTTTCTCGGGTTGATCCACAAGGGCGTCACGACCGATGACAGGCGCAACCGCTACTTCCTCCACCAGAGGTTCCGGGGGCATCTCTTCGCACTCTACGACCGGATCGCGGAAACGCATTTCACGCCGCAGGTGCGCAGCGGCGCGGGGCTGCGCGAAGCGGCCGATGCGGTGGAAGCCCTCTGGTATGCGCTGGTGATCCTCGACCGCGGCGTGATCTCGGGCCGTGCGCGGCTGCCCGACAGAACGGTCGAGCGGGTGCGGCCGGTGCTGGCCGCCGTCCAGACGGAAGCATGCCGGGTGCTTGAGAGCGCCTCGATCGCCGCGGGACCCGGCCGCGCGACGCCGACCGACCCCACGGAACTGATGCGCGTGCTGGCCGAGGCGCGCGAGCTGACCCTCGCCGCCGCGGCGGAGGGGCGCGACATCGCGCCTGCGCAGGAGCAGGCGCTGCAGGCTCTGAGCTTCGCCCTCGATGAGATGGAGCGGTCCCTGATGGCGCTCATGCGGGTGATCGAGCCGGAGTGCGAGGCACCCGACAAGGTGCGCGCGGCCTGA
- a CDS encoding response regulator, with amino-acid sequence MTGRALSGRSVLVVEDDFFLAHDLAAILEAEGAEVLGPAGTLTEALDLASSSACDAAVLDVNLRHLTVQPVIEVLERRGVPLVLLTGASPETLPPDMRALPLMMKPVEAAALVAHLAACG; translated from the coding sequence CAGAGCTCTCTCTGGCCGTTCGGTGCTGGTCGTGGAGGACGATTTCTTTCTGGCCCACGACCTTGCCGCCATTCTGGAGGCGGAGGGCGCCGAGGTGCTGGGTCCGGCCGGAACCTTGACCGAGGCGCTGGATCTCGCCAGCAGCAGCGCCTGCGATGCAGCCGTTCTGGACGTGAACCTCCGCCACCTGACCGTGCAGCCGGTGATCGAGGTGCTCGAGCGGCGGGGCGTGCCGCTCGTGCTTCTGACCGGCGCGAGCCCCGAGACGCTGCCGCCCGATATGCGGGCGCTTCCGCTCATGATGAAACCGGTGGAGGCCGCGGCTCTGGTGGCCCATCTGGCCGCCTGCGGCTGA